A single window of Martelella sp. NC20 DNA harbors:
- a CDS encoding AAA family ATPase: MGAIDTEETHGIVAEAERALADIRIVREEVSKVIYGQESVVENVLLAILSGGHALLVGVPGLAKTKLVSTLGTVLGLDSNRIQFTPDLMPSDILGSEVLEESEAGRRAFRFIKGPVFAQLLMADEINRASPRTQSALLQSMQEYAVTIAGQHYNLPRPFHVLATQNPLEQEGTYPLPEAQLDRFLLQVNVDYPDLASERRILLETTGAVEETASPVLSAARLMEIQTLIRKMPVSESVLEAILALVRAARPGEGHADTDRDVAWGPGPRAGQSLMLTARARALYEGRLAPSVDDVRALAGPVLQHRMALTFSARAEGTTVTDVIAAIAKRDLN; the protein is encoded by the coding sequence ATGGGCGCGATTGACACAGAAGAAACGCACGGGATCGTGGCGGAAGCCGAAAGGGCGCTCGCCGATATCAGGATCGTGCGCGAAGAAGTGTCGAAAGTCATCTACGGACAGGAAAGCGTGGTCGAGAACGTGCTGCTTGCGATCCTGTCCGGCGGCCATGCGCTGCTGGTCGGCGTGCCCGGGCTTGCCAAGACCAAGCTGGTATCCACGCTCGGCACCGTGCTCGGCCTTGACAGCAACCGCATCCAGTTCACCCCCGACCTGATGCCCTCCGATATTCTGGGTTCGGAAGTGCTGGAGGAAAGCGAGGCCGGCCGCCGCGCCTTCCGTTTCATCAAGGGACCTGTGTTTGCGCAATTGCTGATGGCCGACGAAATCAACCGCGCCTCGCCGCGCACCCAGTCTGCGCTGCTGCAGTCGATGCAGGAATATGCCGTCACCATCGCCGGCCAGCATTATAATTTGCCGCGACCGTTCCACGTGCTCGCCACCCAGAACCCGCTGGAGCAGGAAGGCACTTATCCGTTGCCCGAAGCCCAGCTCGACCGGTTTCTGTTGCAGGTCAATGTCGATTATCCCGACCTCGCCTCCGAACGTCGCATCCTGCTCGAAACCACGGGTGCGGTGGAAGAAACCGCAAGCCCTGTGCTGAGCGCCGCGCGGCTGATGGAAATCCAGACGCTGATCCGCAAGATGCCGGTGAGCGAAAGCGTACTGGAGGCGATCCTTGCGCTGGTGCGCGCCGCGCGTCCCGGCGAAGGCCATGCCGATACCGACCGCGACGTTGCCTGGGGTCCCGGCCCGCGTGCCGGCCAGTCGCTGATGCTGACGGCGCGCGCAAGGGCGCTCTACGAGGGCCGGCTCGCGCCCTCCGTCGATGATGTGCGCGCGCTTGCCGGCCCGGTGCTGCAGCATCGCATGGCGCTGACCTTCTCCGCCCGGGCGGAGGGAACCACCGTGACCGACGTCATCGCCGCAATCGCCAAGCGCGATCTCAACTGA
- a CDS encoding DUF58 domain-containing protein, whose translation MAAIGQTTPPTARNSALAEGRRRAALLPDCLIEARRIANTVISGWHGRRRRGPGENFWQFRPYAPGESMMRIDWRRSARDDHIYVRDMEWEAAHTVWLFADLSPSMHFRSELAPVSKEHRALVILLALAETLLRSGERVGYPGLMEPISNRNGAEKLAHALATASEIPAELPQTRMMRGPSELVMIGDFLDAPDALFSQITPLSERGLRAHLVEVADPAEESFPYSGRTAFSDPETGRELTLGRAESLKDAYLSEYRTRRQAIADTARHSGWSFVTHHTDRPASEALTAVHLRLSGLGKGVR comes from the coding sequence TTGGCTGCAATCGGACAAACGACACCGCCAACCGCCCGCAATTCGGCCCTTGCCGAGGGCAGGCGGCGTGCGGCCCTGCTGCCGGATTGCCTGATCGAGGCAAGGCGGATCGCCAATACCGTGATTTCAGGCTGGCACGGACGCAGGCGGCGGGGGCCGGGCGAGAATTTCTGGCAATTCAGACCCTATGCGCCGGGCGAATCGATGATGCGCATCGACTGGCGGCGTTCTGCGCGCGACGACCATATCTATGTCCGCGACATGGAATGGGAGGCAGCCCACACCGTCTGGCTGTTCGCCGATCTCAGCCCGTCGATGCATTTCCGCTCGGAGCTTGCCCCGGTTTCCAAGGAACATCGCGCGCTGGTGATCCTGCTGGCTCTTGCCGAAACCCTGCTGCGCTCCGGCGAACGCGTCGGCTACCCCGGCCTGATGGAGCCAATCTCCAACAGAAACGGCGCCGAAAAACTTGCCCATGCGCTGGCGACGGCATCCGAAATTCCGGCCGAACTGCCGCAGACCCGGATGATGCGCGGTCCCTCGGAACTGGTGATGATCGGCGATTTCCTGGATGCCCCGGATGCCCTGTTTTCGCAGATCACGCCGCTGTCCGAGCGCGGCCTGCGGGCGCATCTCGTTGAAGTGGCGGACCCCGCCGAGGAGAGTTTCCCCTATAGCGGCCGCACGGCTTTCTCCGATCCCGAAACCGGCCGCGAACTGACGCTCGGCCGCGCCGAAAGCCTGAAGGACGCCTATCTCTCGGAGTATCGCACTCGCCGGCAGGCGATTGCCGATACCGCGCGTCATTCCGGCTGGTCGTTCGTGACCCATCACACCGACCGCCCCGCCTCCGAAGCGCTGACCGCCGTCCATTTGCGCCTGTCCGGCCTCGGCAAAGGGGTGCGGTGA
- a CDS encoding DUF4159 domain-containing protein: MEFASPLILAALAVLPAIWWLLKLTPPRPRREVFPPLAILLRLARRDETPAKSPWWLTLLRMALAALVILAIANPVIDPERTAIATGGPLALLIDNGWASAEDWKARTRAAETLIDAAADADQPIMMAFTAETANDPSPVSATEARRRLAAAEPRAARPDRLAAATALSEAFGETPPATVAFISDGLAEPDDATAFSMLSSAEDNIVLSAPRALPVALTDVRNDATASRITATRAEAGAQAEMTVDAYDLQGRVIATAPLIFAAGARAATTEIRAPFEVRNDFARVSVDGASNAGAVQLLDDGFKRRRVALISGSPANDAQPLLSSAYYLRQALSPYADLISSDAATLTEEIAALIDRNPSVMILSDVGTLPEEAHAELQQWVEAGGTLVRFAGPRLAAASGDDSLLPVRLRSGARAFGGAMSWSEPQPLAPFPPDSPFYGLPVPDDITVTRQVLAEPAPTLSDHTWASLADGTPLVTEGALGDGRIVLFHTSADPNWSNLPISGYFVEMLRRIVNLSRASQAEEGETGTVALLSPYRLLAANGTLTSDVSNAKPLAVPGEPAVATAEHPPGLYGSPDGFTALNLFQSSDQLSPVDTTGFGDAVRTEPIGNARAFSLKPWLLAAAMVLLIIDGFVMMAMNGAFRTLRPRRAAMPVAVLAACALAIPLYLGAPPPVHAQGDDAAIADLLYETHLAYVVTGEDEVDRISERGLKGLSDYISYRTALEPGDPVGVDPASEELAFYPLIYWPISATAPMPSQEAIAGIEAYMRNGGTVLFDTRDQYSPLGQNAVSPNTARLRQILDNIDVPPLEPVPDDHVLTRSFYLLSDFPGRYDGSPLWVEARAGEDAVGNIVSSGGDGVSPILITGNDFAGAWAINPDSTPMLPTVPENPTQRQYAFRTGVNIVMYMLTGNYKADQVHVPALLERLGQ, from the coding sequence ATGGAGTTTGCAAGCCCGCTCATTCTGGCCGCGCTGGCGGTGCTTCCGGCAATCTGGTGGCTGTTGAAGTTGACGCCGCCGCGCCCGCGCCGCGAGGTGTTTCCGCCGCTTGCGATCCTGCTGCGGCTTGCCAGACGCGACGAGACGCCGGCGAAGAGCCCGTGGTGGCTGACATTGCTGCGCATGGCGCTGGCCGCGCTGGTGATCCTCGCGATCGCCAATCCGGTGATCGATCCCGAGCGCACCGCGATTGCGACCGGCGGCCCGCTGGCGCTGCTGATCGACAATGGCTGGGCCAGCGCCGAGGACTGGAAGGCGCGAACCCGCGCCGCCGAAACGCTGATCGACGCTGCCGCCGATGCCGACCAGCCGATCATGATGGCGTTCACCGCCGAGACCGCCAATGATCCGAGCCCGGTTTCGGCAACCGAGGCGCGCCGCCGCCTCGCCGCCGCCGAACCGCGCGCCGCCCGGCCCGACCGGCTTGCCGCCGCAACAGCGCTTTCCGAGGCCTTCGGCGAGACCCCGCCGGCAACCGTCGCCTTCATCAGCGATGGCCTGGCCGAACCGGATGACGCAACCGCGTTTTCCATGCTGTCCTCCGCCGAGGACAACATCGTGCTGAGCGCCCCCCGCGCGCTGCCGGTCGCCCTCACTGACGTCCGCAACGACGCGACCGCAAGCCGGATCACCGCAACGCGGGCCGAAGCCGGCGCGCAGGCAGAGATGACGGTCGACGCCTACGATCTTCAGGGTCGGGTGATCGCCACGGCCCCGCTGATCTTTGCGGCAGGCGCAAGGGCCGCGACCACGGAAATCCGCGCGCCGTTCGAGGTTCGCAACGATTTCGCCAGGGTCTCGGTCGACGGCGCCAGCAATGCCGGCGCGGTCCAGCTTCTCGATGACGGCTTCAAGAGACGCCGGGTGGCGCTGATATCGGGCAGCCCGGCAAACGATGCCCAGCCGCTTCTTTCCTCTGCCTATTACCTGCGTCAGGCGCTCTCGCCCTATGCCGATCTGATTTCGAGCGACGCTGCGACCCTGACGGAGGAAATCGCGGCGCTGATTGACCGCAATCCGTCCGTCATGATCCTGAGCGATGTCGGCACACTGCCCGAGGAAGCCCATGCCGAGCTTCAGCAATGGGTAGAGGCCGGCGGTACGCTGGTGCGTTTTGCAGGCCCGCGGCTTGCCGCCGCTTCCGGGGATGACAGTCTTCTGCCGGTGCGGCTGCGTTCCGGCGCGCGGGCATTCGGTGGCGCGATGAGCTGGAGCGAGCCGCAGCCGCTGGCGCCGTTTCCGCCCGACAGTCCTTTCTACGGATTGCCGGTTCCAGACGACATCACCGTCACCCGTCAGGTGCTGGCCGAACCCGCGCCAACGCTTTCCGATCACACCTGGGCAAGCCTTGCCGACGGAACGCCGCTGGTGACCGAGGGCGCGCTCGGCGACGGCCGGATCGTGCTGTTCCATACCTCCGCCGATCCCAACTGGTCGAACCTGCCGATCTCCGGATATTTCGTGGAAATGCTGCGCCGGATCGTCAACCTGTCACGCGCCAGCCAGGCCGAAGAGGGGGAGACCGGGACTGTGGCCCTGCTTTCGCCCTATCGGCTGCTGGCCGCCAACGGGACGCTTACCAGCGATGTGTCGAACGCCAAACCGCTTGCCGTACCCGGCGAACCGGCCGTGGCAACGGCGGAACATCCGCCCGGCCTTTACGGCTCGCCGGACGGCTTCACGGCGCTGAACCTGTTCCAGTCGTCCGATCAGCTCTCGCCGGTCGACACAACGGGCTTTGGCGATGCGGTCAGGACCGAGCCGATCGGCAATGCACGCGCCTTCAGCCTGAAGCCCTGGCTTCTCGCCGCCGCAATGGTGCTGCTGATCATCGACGGCTTTGTCATGATGGCCATGAACGGTGCGTTCCGGACGCTGCGTCCGCGCCGGGCCGCCATGCCCGTTGCGGTACTCGCCGCCTGCGCCCTTGCAATCCCGCTTTATCTCGGGGCGCCGCCGCCGGTTCACGCCCAGGGCGACGATGCGGCAATCGCCGATCTGCTTTACGAGACCCATCTCGCCTATGTCGTCACCGGCGAGGATGAGGTCGACCGGATATCCGAGCGCGGCCTGAAGGGCCTGTCCGACTACATCTCCTACCGCACGGCGCTGGAGCCCGGCGATCCGGTGGGGGTCGATCCGGCCAGCGAGGAACTGGCGTTCTATCCGCTGATCTACTGGCCGATCTCGGCCACCGCGCCGATGCCGTCGCAAGAGGCGATTGCCGGGATCGAGGCCTATATGCGCAATGGCGGCACCGTGCTGTTCGACACCCGCGACCAGTATTCGCCGCTCGGCCAGAATGCCGTCAGCCCGAATACGGCGCGGCTGCGCCAGATACTCGACAATATCGACGTGCCGCCGCTGGAGCCCGTGCCGGACGATCATGTGCTGACCCGGTCATTCTATCTGCTCTCCGATTTCCCCGGCCGCTACGACGGCTCGCCGCTCTGGGTCGAAGCCCGCGCCGGCGAGGATGCAGTCGGCAATATCGTCTCGAGCGGCGGCGACGGCGTCTCGCCGATCCTGATCACCGGCAATGATTTCGCCGGCGCCTGGGCGATCAATCCCGATTCGACGCCGATGCTGCCGACCGTGCCGGAAAATCCGACGCAGCGCCAATATGCCTTCCGAACCGGCGTCAACATCGTGATGTACATGCTGACCGGCAATTACAAGGCCGACCAGGTGCACGTCCCTGCCCTCCTGGAAAGGCTGGGACAATAA
- a CDS encoding GNAT family N-acetyltransferase has translation MTSELRYLPEETSHDAAIEDINAEAFGPARYVRAAARIREQGPHDPLLSFVCLDGDEVIASVRMTPVFAGEAKGHMLGPLAVKPSHKNRGIGRHLVKIAVQAAREVGSEVVILVGDPPYYGPLGFLPIVPPTLRLPGPVDYRRVLAAALVDGVEAKLIGIMRFRG, from the coding sequence ATGACGAGTGAATTGCGTTACCTCCCGGAAGAGACTTCCCACGACGCCGCCATCGAAGACATCAATGCCGAGGCATTCGGTCCGGCGCGCTACGTGCGCGCGGCGGCCCGTATCCGCGAGCAGGGACCGCACGATCCCTTATTGTCGTTCGTCTGCCTGGATGGTGACGAGGTCATCGCCTCGGTGCGGATGACGCCGGTTTTTGCCGGTGAGGCGAAGGGGCACATGCTCGGCCCGCTCGCGGTCAAGCCGTCGCACAAGAATCGCGGTATCGGCCGGCATCTGGTGAAGATCGCGGTTCAGGCTGCAAGGGAAGTCGGCTCGGAAGTTGTGATCCTGGTCGGCGATCCGCCGTATTACGGCCCTCTCGGCTTCCTCCCGATCGTCCCACCGACACTGCGATTGCCGGGGCCGGTCGATTACCGGCGCGTTCTGGCTGCTGCCCTTGTCGATGGCGTCGAGGCGAAGCTTATCGGGATCATGCGTTTTCGCGGATAG
- a CDS encoding glutathione S-transferase family protein: MGMLVDGVWKDVWYNTDKTGGKFKRENSKFRNWITADGSAGPDGEGGFAAEKGRYHLYVALACPWAHRTLIFRKLKGLEDYIDVSIVDPLMLENGWEFKNRDGGTKDKVNGADYLWQVYVKADPKYSGRVTVPVLWDRKRETIVSNESAEIIRMFNGAFDHLTGNEADFYPEDLRDGIDEINAVVYDAVNNGVYKAGFATTQEAYSENVTKLFETLDMLEDRLGDNRYLMGDRLTEADWRLFTTLVRFDPVYVGHFKCNLRRIADYPNLSGYLRELYQVPGVNETVNIEHIKRHYYGSHKTINPTGIVPEGPLLDLDAPHGRG, from the coding sequence ATGGGTATGCTGGTAGATGGCGTCTGGAAGGACGTCTGGTACAACACCGACAAGACGGGCGGCAAATTCAAGCGCGAAAACTCGAAATTCAGGAACTGGATCACCGCCGATGGCAGCGCCGGCCCTGATGGCGAAGGCGGGTTTGCGGCGGAGAAAGGTCGCTATCACCTTTATGTCGCACTTGCCTGTCCCTGGGCTCACCGCACGCTGATCTTTCGCAAGCTCAAGGGACTTGAGGACTATATCGACGTCTCGATCGTCGATCCGCTGATGCTTGAAAACGGCTGGGAATTCAAAAACCGCGATGGCGGCACGAAGGACAAGGTGAACGGCGCCGACTATCTCTGGCAAGTCTACGTCAAAGCCGATCCGAAATATTCAGGCCGCGTCACCGTGCCCGTTCTCTGGGACAGGAAGCGCGAGACGATCGTCTCGAACGAATCAGCGGAAATCATCCGCATGTTCAACGGCGCCTTCGACCACCTGACCGGCAATGAAGCCGACTTCTACCCTGAGGACCTGCGCGATGGCATCGACGAGATCAACGCGGTGGTCTACGACGCGGTCAATAACGGCGTCTACAAGGCCGGTTTTGCGACGACGCAGGAAGCCTATTCGGAAAATGTGACGAAGCTGTTCGAAACGCTCGACATGCTGGAAGACCGGCTCGGCGACAACCGCTATCTGATGGGCGACCGGCTGACCGAGGCCGACTGGCGGCTTTTCACCACGCTGGTGCGCTTCGATCCGGTCTATGTCGGCCACTTCAAGTGCAATCTGAGACGGATTGCCGACTATCCCAACCTCTCGGGCTATCTGCGCGAACTTTATCAGGTCCCGGGCGTCAACGAGACAGTCAACATCGAACACATCAAGCGCCACTATTACGGCTCGCACAAGACCATCAACCCGACCGGCATCGTGCCCGAGGGGCCCCTGCTCGACCTCGACGCGCCGCACGGGCGCGGATAA
- a CDS encoding metallophosphoesterase family protein — protein sequence MYTIAHISDIHLGPLPRLSPKELFSKRITGFFNWHRNRRKHLGKDTLDNLLLAIADENPDHLAITGDLVNLATTKEIEIAAEWLRSVGPPHEVSLVPGNHDAYVGGAYAKIAKAWGDYMEGDDAEGEHQGRMTFPYIRRRGPVAIIGCSSAIPSPPFLAIGSFEGNQARKTAELLRQAGEEDLFRIVMIHHPPVRTAAARHKRLLGIRRFRAMIATGGCELVLHGHTHLNTVHFIETRHGKTPVIGIAAAGQGAGGKKPPSGFNLISVSGRPGSFEMQCRRHMLSATSGIIEPESEFSFSYTAS from the coding sequence ATGTACACAATAGCCCATATTTCCGACATCCATCTCGGACCGCTCCCGCGCCTATCGCCAAAGGAACTGTTTTCCAAGCGGATAACCGGTTTCTTCAACTGGCATCGCAACCGCCGGAAACATCTCGGCAAGGACACGCTCGATAACCTGCTGCTGGCGATCGCGGACGAAAACCCCGATCACCTTGCGATCACCGGCGATCTGGTCAATCTCGCCACCACCAAGGAAATAGAAATCGCCGCCGAATGGCTCAGAAGCGTCGGGCCGCCGCACGAAGTATCGCTGGTGCCGGGCAATCACGATGCCTATGTCGGCGGCGCCTATGCCAAGATTGCGAAGGCGTGGGGAGACTATATGGAAGGCGATGACGCCGAAGGCGAGCATCAGGGCCGGATGACGTTCCCCTATATCCGCAGGCGTGGGCCTGTCGCCATCATCGGTTGCTCATCGGCCATTCCATCGCCGCCGTTTCTGGCGATCGGCTCCTTCGAGGGCAACCAAGCCCGCAAGACCGCCGAGCTTCTCCGCCAGGCCGGAGAGGAAGACCTGTTCCGGATCGTCATGATCCATCACCCCCCCGTGCGCACCGCCGCGGCCCGCCACAAGCGCCTGCTCGGCATTCGCCGGTTCCGGGCAATGATTGCCACCGGCGGCTGCGAACTGGTGCTTCACGGCCATACCCATCTCAACACGGTGCATTTCATCGAAACGCGACACGGTAAAACCCCGGTGATCGGCATTGCGGCCGCCGGTCAGGGAGCGGGCGGAAAGAAGCCGCCGTCCGGCTTCAATCTTATCTCGGTCAGCGGCAGGCCCGGCTCATTCGAAATGCAATGCCGCCGCCACATGCTGAGCGCAACCAGCGGCATCATCGAGCCGGAAAGCGAGTTCAGCTTTTCCTACACCGCAAGCTGA
- a CDS encoding CerR family C-terminal domain-containing protein has product MIETQSGAAATRQAIISAALRLFGEYGYNAVSTRKIAELSEANIGSIAYHFGGKPGLMRACALYVIEIAENNIGSAMLEPISDRMTPAEAREELIELLLRLVRPMTPNYDEDEVSAFIMRYISLPSEAFDLLFTRFIQPLHNHLRQLLARATGQDEGSEDVAILTFTLLGQSQYFKICRHIVQRSLDWDGIGMDECAKLRKAVSLNVNAIVDAYTTPAVRRSHIHQLAV; this is encoded by the coding sequence ATGATCGAAACCCAAAGCGGCGCAGCAGCAACGAGACAGGCGATTATCTCCGCAGCCCTCCGGCTTTTTGGAGAATATGGTTATAACGCTGTTTCTACACGTAAAATCGCGGAATTGTCGGAAGCAAATATCGGCAGTATCGCCTATCACTTCGGCGGCAAACCGGGGCTTATGCGCGCCTGTGCCCTTTATGTGATCGAGATTGCGGAAAACAATATCGGCAGCGCGATGCTGGAGCCGATTTCGGACAGGATGACGCCGGCCGAAGCGAGGGAGGAGTTGATCGAGTTGCTGCTGCGACTGGTTCGGCCGATGACCCCCAATTACGACGAGGACGAGGTTTCGGCGTTCATCATGCGCTACATCTCGCTTCCGAGCGAGGCATTCGACCTGCTGTTCACCCGGTTCATTCAACCCCTGCATAATCATTTGCGGCAATTGCTGGCGCGCGCCACCGGCCAGGATGAGGGCAGCGAGGACGTGGCGATCCTGACCTTCACCCTGCTCGGGCAGTCGCAGTATTTCAAGATTTGTCGCCATATCGTGCAGCGCAGCCTCGACTGGGACGGCATAGGCATGGATGAGTGCGCGAAACTGCGCAAGGCCGTCAGCTTGAATGTCAACGCAATCGTCGATGCCTACACCACGCCTGCCGTGCGCCGTTCACATATCCATCAGCTTGCGGTGTAG
- the leuA gene encoding 2-isopropylmalate synthase, whose translation MDVKTTAKGMPFAAQKYQPYQQIDMSDRKWPSKRIEKAPIWCSVDLRDGNQALVDPMGHDRKARMFQLLLDMGFKEIEIGFPSASQTDFDFARWCVENGNVGDDVSLQVLVQCRPELITRTFESLEGAVRPIVHFYNSTSELQRRVVFGKDVAGIRQIAVDAAKMITDMAAKAGGGYRFEYSPESFTGTELEVALEICNAVIEVVRPTPDNKLIINLPSTVEMSTPNIYADQIEWMCRNLDNRENLIVSVHPHNDRGTGVAAAEMGVLAGADRIEGTLFGNGERTGNVDIVTLALNMFTQGVDPELDCSDIERIKEVYEYSNQMVIPERHPYVGELVYTAFSGSHQDAINKGMKAIKVANKPQWEVPYLPIDPQDVGRTYEAIIRINSQSGKGGLAYILQSDHGINMPRGLQVAFREHVQKITDEEGRELPSKRIYDVFMEKYVEQPNGRIRFVDHQTYPQGQAKGQRVVMGEIEDNGVAKRIEARGNGPVDGFVNALSAYLGIALSVEDYSEHSLNHGSDAKAIAYVEVAYDGGKMYGVGINTNIVAASLEAIVSAANQIVAAR comes from the coding sequence ATGGACGTGAAAACCACCGCCAAAGGCATGCCGTTCGCGGCGCAGAAATACCAGCCCTATCAGCAGATCGACATGTCCGACCGGAAATGGCCGTCGAAACGCATCGAAAAGGCGCCGATCTGGTGCTCTGTCGATCTGCGCGACGGCAACCAGGCCCTGGTTGATCCGATGGGGCATGACCGCAAGGCCCGGATGTTCCAGCTGTTGCTCGATATGGGCTTCAAGGAAATCGAGATCGGGTTTCCCTCCGCATCCCAGACCGATTTCGACTTCGCCCGCTGGTGTGTCGAAAACGGCAATGTCGGCGACGATGTCTCGTTGCAGGTGCTGGTGCAGTGCCGCCCGGAACTGATCACCCGCACATTCGAATCGCTGGAAGGCGCGGTCCGTCCGATCGTGCATTTTTATAACTCCACCAGCGAGTTGCAGCGCCGGGTCGTGTTCGGCAAGGATGTGGCGGGCATTCGCCAGATCGCCGTCGATGCGGCAAAGATGATTACCGACATGGCGGCAAAGGCCGGCGGCGGCTACCGGTTCGAATATTCGCCGGAAAGCTTTACCGGGACCGAGCTGGAAGTCGCGCTGGAAATCTGCAATGCGGTGATCGAGGTGGTCAGGCCGACGCCCGATAACAAGCTGATCATCAACCTGCCCTCGACCGTCGAAATGTCGACGCCGAACATTTATGCCGACCAGATCGAGTGGATGTGCCGCAATCTCGACAATCGTGAAAACCTGATCGTGTCCGTGCATCCGCATAATGATCGCGGCACGGGCGTCGCCGCTGCCGAAATGGGCGTTCTGGCCGGCGCCGACCGGATCGAAGGCACGCTGTTCGGCAATGGCGAGCGCACCGGCAATGTCGATATCGTCACGCTGGCGCTCAACATGTTCACCCAAGGGGTCGATCCGGAACTGGACTGCTCGGATATCGAGCGGATCAAGGAAGTCTACGAATATTCCAACCAGATGGTGATCCCGGAGCGCCATCCCTATGTCGGCGAACTGGTCTACACCGCCTTTTCCGGCTCGCACCAGGATGCGATCAACAAGGGCATGAAGGCGATCAAGGTCGCCAACAAGCCGCAATGGGAAGTGCCCTATCTGCCGATCGATCCGCAGGATGTCGGCCGTACCTACGAGGCGATCATCCGCATCAACTCGCAGTCCGGCAAGGGCGGTCTCGCCTATATCCTGCAATCCGACCACGGCATCAACATGCCGCGCGGCCTGCAGGTCGCATTCCGCGAGCACGTGCAGAAGATCACCGATGAAGAGGGCCGCGAGCTTCCCTCGAAGCGGATCTACGATGTGTTCATGGAAAAATATGTCGAGCAGCCGAACGGGCGTATCAGGTTCGTTGATCACCAGACCTATCCGCAGGGCCAGGCCAAGGGCCAGCGCGTCGTGATGGGGGAGATCGAGGATAATGGCGTTGCCAAACGCATCGAGGCCAGGGGCAACGGCCCGGTGGACGGTTTCGTCAACGCGCTTTCCGCCTATCTCGGCATTGCGCTGTCGGTCGAGGACTATTCAGAGCACTCGCTGAACCACGGCTCGGATGCCAAGGCAATCGCCTATGTCGAGGTCGCCTATGACGGCGGCAAGATGTATGGCGTCGGCATCAACACCAATATCGTGGCTGCGTCGCTGGAAGCGATCGTGTCTGCGGCGAACCAGATCGTGGCCGCGCGGTAA